The DNA region ataaaagtgCACAGTAATGCACGAATGCACAGTGTCAGCTCTCTGTGTGGCTTGTGGCTTGGCTTCTTCGGTCCCTGCCAAAGCTTGGTCTTCTTTTTAACCCCGACGTGTAAGTGTAAAGTGCTAGCTAGGGTATAATTTTAACCGCACTAGGAAAATAATAAGAGAAGAACAGAACAGAGAAGTGCAGAGCGCCATTATTCACATTACATACAAAAATTTGCAGGCTCcattatcattatcatcatcatcatcatgccTTTCCTAAAACCTTGCCTTTGTTTTTTCCTTTGGATAAAACCCAGCCCTTATGCTCATTTTGGGTTTACTCGAAGCCTTTTCGAATTCTCAACTAAATCCTTTTGTCTAACTTAAATgggtctctctctctctctctcatttaTAACACCCCCTATACATCCTTTCAACTGCCCCTATCTCTCATTTTGAATGCATTCCGACCGACCCTTGGCAAGAGAAAGAGAAGCACCTGCTACTAACAAGTAGTACTGCAGCTTCTGTTCAGTCATTTGTCATTGCTATCAATTACTCTACCATTTTGGTACTGTTACGTTAACTCGAGGCGTGAATATACCTCTTTCGGAGCTTCTACTGTTTTATATACATTCTACTTTGAATGTTGTGTAATTACTTACCAATTGCTACTTagaaggaaatattcaatctagctaTGACAGCTGCGTCTGGTGGTTCTTCGCCGGTGCTGTCACTGCCACCTCCTCGACCCAAGTCTCCGCCAGCATACCCAGATTTGTACGGGAAACGACGGGAACTGCTAAAGGCGCAGATGTTGGAAAGAGATGGTGTTTATCTGGAGGTCAGTTCAATTTTATATACCCATATGGTTTAATCTGCTTGCTTTTGCTTTCATGTTAATTTCATATAGTATTGTTTGATCATCTGTGGTGGTGAGTAGGAAGAGTTGAAATTTGTGGGAGGGCTCCAGCCTGCATCACTTGGCTGCAAAGAGTATGCTGCTCTctgttttgatttgatttgatttgattatagtatttgtttatatgtatatatatattggttatttgtttttttttagggTTGTTGAATTCGTGACGGCTAACTCGGATCCTCTAATGCCCATGTAAGATTGTTTGTTACAAATTACATGGATCTCCTTCCATTAATGTAGTTTAATTTCATTTGGGTATTTCTTAATTTCTTCTCTCGGAGTACAGAAGCCAAAGGAGAAGTGGGAGGAGGCGTTGTCGGTTCTTGAAGTGGCTAcggtatatataatattgtttaaaattctGGGTTTTGTCTATAAAAGAAGATGTTAATTGTAATAGTCAAAATAAGCATTGTTTTGGGCATGCATGCAGAGGGGCTATCTGTTTCGATTTGTGGTGCATTCCCTGTTCATGCCGATGTAGAATGCCTGAGTGCTGCTGCTATTGTGGAATGCCTTGGTCGTGCGGGTGTTTATCCCCCCCTGGCCTGCTGCGAAAATTGGATTGCTGGTCCCAATGCTGCAGTAATTGCGACTGTAACATgccatcatcatcaacatcctGCAAGAATGGCTGTTATTCTAAATGTTGCACTAGTCTTAGTCTTATAATTCCTTCTCTCAAGTGTCCATCGTTGTTGTCATGTAAATGGACGTGCTGCAGCTGTTGTTGTTACCTCCCCAAGTGTCCCAAGCTCAATTTCAATAACTGCTGCTGCTGTAAGAAGATCATGTGTTGGAACCCTTTCTCCTCATGTTGTTGTTTTTGCTCTTAGAAGAAATTAAGTAGGGGGGTAGGGTTTGTTGTTTTGTGTGTGGATGCTTTAATGTTGGAATTTTGTGATTGTTTAATTAATGTGAGTGATTTGGGGATTAAAACTTCCAATTTTAGTGTCATTTTtgaaaagattttcaaataaaccaatgCCAACATGATTCAATTCAACAATGGcttttacatttatatttaagttaagCAAACTTGATTCCATATTTAAATCCATGCAtgcattgttttttttcttcttgtttataATAAGATCAAGGCGTCTTCTTGTCTTGTGTTCCAACTTGCATGGCCCATGCACCAGCAGCAGCCTCACTAGCTACTCACCGTGACAGATTTGTCCAGGCATAAGATATCTGGCTCTTCACCTCGTGCTGAGCATTCTTCCAAGACAAAGATCCAAAAGCAGTCGCCCCCATTGTCCCATTCTTGGACAACGACACAAAAGTAACTGTGTACCTCATCTTATCCCCAACCTTCTTGAACACTAGCCTCGTCGGCTTCACCGTCACCGCCACCAGCTTCTCCGCCCCGGCCTCAACCGAAACCGTGTACACAGATCCGGCTGCGCCCACATTGGTTAACTCCCGAGTGTACCTCACCGGCCTGGAATTCCCCTGAAATAAAACAGAGAACGATGGGTAGTTGAGCTGTCCGGGGTCACGGAATTTTCTTGAACAAGACACGTTATGCTTCACGATGGTCTCAATTTGGGCAACGGCGTAGCCGAGGGAGCAGAGGAAGGTTATGTAGTCCGACGAGGATATGTCGTAAACCAGGCCAGGGGATAGGGCATTTCGAGGGTCCACGTGGCCCGCACCGTACACGTGTGGGGTGGATATGGAGCCGTCCGCCGCGTCTTTTAGAGGGGAATTGGTGTTGTCTTTAGTGTAGGCTGTCGTCATGAGGGCTGACTTTATCGCGCTTGGGCTCCATTGGGGATGAGCCGCTTTCAGTAGTGCTGCAAGCCCGCTTATGTGAGGGCAAGACATCGATGTTCCTGTTGTAAACATCATATCAATCTATGcattctcattaattatatcaattgatttgaAATACTAACCCGACATTATGTTGAATGGAGTCCTCCTTGTATCCTGTTCAAGTCCTGTGGGTCCTAACGCATCAGACCAAGCAGCCAGTATGTTCACCCCTGGTCCTATTACATCCGGTTTCAATATCTGAGGTGTCACTAGATTCGGACCCCTAGAACTGAAAGCCGCCACCACCGGTGATGGCCGGACATTCAACACCGTCCCTCCAAAGCTAAGCGCAGCCCTCGGTTTCCCTTCCGTCCTTACGTATTCCCTTATCTGATCTCCTACTTTCTTACCCACCGCCACGGCCGGCAGCAAATGGCTATCCGCCACCAACTCCTCGCCGCTAGCCGCCGTGTTCGCCAATATCATCCCCACACCTCCGGCCTGTTTTACAACCAAACCCTTATCCACACGAGAGTTGCCTCCCCTGTCGCATAGAACCACCTTCCCGCGTACCAATTCAGGTTCAAGCGAACCGGGCATGCACAAATTGCTTGAACTGCTGCTGTTTATGTAAACTAACTCGACCGATTTGTTTCCCATCCCTTGTCCACTGTAGAGTGATACGCCGGTGAAGCGTTTCCCATCGCCGAGTACGGCATAAGCCGGAAAATCCCGATCTATGGTTCCGGCTCCAACGGTCATTATCCATGGAGCCACGTTGGAAAGAGTTGCCCGTCCTGGACCACTATTACCCGCAGAGCAAGATACAAAAATACCCTTCTCCATAGCCGTAAATGACCCGATCGCAACCGTGTCCCGATAATACGGCCCGGATCCACCACCAAGGGACATAGATAACACATCCACACCATCTGTAATGGCACGATCCATACCCGCGAGAATATCGGACCCAAAACAACCGGTGCTCCAACATACTTTATACGCAGCCACACGCGCGGCCGTCGCCATCCCACGCGCTATCCCGCTAGCATAACCGAATAGACTGGCATTCCCGACATGGACACCGGCTGCCGTGCTGGCCGTATGTGTCCCGTGACCGTCCACATCTCGTGGCGTTGGATTCTCCTTATTCTTGACCGTTGGATCATTTCCAACCGCCATATGGTATCCTTTTGAGAAACTTTTAGCACCGATTAACTTCTTGTTACATAGAGAAGCGCTGAAATCAACCCCTGATTCGCATTCTCCCTTCCACCTCGCCGGTACCGAGGGCATATCGGAATCGTCAAAACTTTTGGATTCCGGCCAGATCCCAGTATCCAAAACACCGATTATAACATCATGGGATGCCTGGTTTAAGTCTTGAATGTTATGTCCTTCCCAGAGTCCCAATTGATTTTCCAAACCCAGAAACTCAGGTGTGCGGGTGGTGTGAAGAGTGTAAATAGATTCTTCATAGACATCGACAACTAAATCTGATTGGCGAAGTGATTCGACCTGGTCTGGTTCAAGTGAAGCGGCAAATCCATTGAAGGCCGTGGTGTAAGTGTAGAGTAGAGAGTCGGAATCTGAATCATCAGAAACAGAAGAAGCAGAGGAAGCTGTGAGAGATTGGAGATGGGCAGAGTACCAATCGTGATGGGTAGTATAAGTAGAAGGTTTTTTATCATGTTTCATATGAACAATGTACGTTTGTTTTATGGAAACAGCCAGAAATGGAAGAAATATAGTGGTCATGAAACTTAAACAACAGAACCATAACCCAGTATTCCTCCCCATGGCTAGTAAACAAATTGAAGAAACGAGAGAAAATGTATAATGGGATCAAGATGTGcttcttatatatatagttagataGATATTAATTTAGAGAAATTTATTAGggattgttttgttttgaaaataacattttttagttGTAAAGAAGATAAAATGAAGTCATCAAACATTCAATATTGTTGacatatcaaattaattaaagattttaacttttatatatttttttggttaaggAAAGAGGATTAAGTACAATTTTAGTTAAAGAAGGGTGAGAAATATTTGAAGGCACGTTAAAGTTGCCGCACAAAGCaagatttattttactttaaagtGTAAATTCAACCACCAATTCttacccaaaaataaaagaaaaaatgaccaaaatgaTGCAATTAATTGTTTCCATTTATATTCATGAATagttaaatgttaattatttttattacttgaTATTATAGAATTGAGTTTgttaaagttttcaaataataagaCCAATTTCAGTcaaagataatttttattttattttttgaaataaagatGTTGGATCtcttctaaaaatataaattttttatttcaattcagATATTACAAAAATGACTACTTCTGAAGAAGATGTCATGttaattttagtaataattttaaaaataataaagtagtTTATCTTCTTTCTTATAGTGGTGCACTAGGAAACGTAAAAACAGGCAAATGACGCAATATAAATATAGCCATATCCCGTAAAGATGAACGTTATGACTATGTTTTTTAATCAGGCGGTACCGCATTTTCTACTTTCCAACTAAAGTAAAAAAAGCTGCGGTCATTTTTGTCAGTAAAGTGTCTTTTAATTCCTTACATTTCTACTACCCCATGTTTTAATGTgggattttatatattttatttgaagatttttataaaatgaacttaataataatatatatatatatttcaacaaaacaacaaatataTCCAGTCAAACTCATCTATAATTTATTGGCATTATTCacagctatatatatatataattaaaggtTGTTTTCACATTTGCCTAACCACTGGTTATTTATTACTAGCCTCATTAATTTCCCTTTAACccgcatgcatgcatgcatgattgaagatatataaaattaaaacattgtTTTGTTACAACAGAGTGAGTTCACACTAATTACCtttaattatatcaattgaactattgctaattttttttatgtgcgTGCCTTTCTTTGGGTTTTGAGAATATGTGTTGACAGATCCGGTTCATctgcataatatatataatataatacaaacCGACTTTCAAGCTCTTATAAAATAACACAATATAATAACcgattaaattaagaaataacaAAGTAAAAGGcttataaagttaaattttgCCAACTAATAATTGGGTCCATACTCCTTACtaaagccttgtttgattttatatttattttaagaaatttttatctaaaactcAACTAtcatttattgattttcatcCGTCTAATCAGGGATGGATGTAAGAGTTCGATTTGTGATAGGTTTACAATTTATTGTAGAcggcttaaaaaaataactagaaAATGATGGATAAAATGGAGagtttaaattagataaaaagaaatgtattaaattaaaaaatttaaaaataatgagataatgtcacatttgaattttttttttggtaggCTTCAGACCACCCGAACCACTACATAGATCTCCTTACATCTAATTAGActttttatctatcaaaatACATTACcctttatataaaattaatttagtattaattttttcaataaacacCCAAAAActggttattttttaaaattatcaaacaagataAACCATGATAAAAcccaaaaatatcaaacaagctctagcACTAGCTGAAGTCTGAAGTGTTCAACAGCTAGCCTAgcttttgttgttgttgaatgTTGAGCGTTTTCATCCCTTTAATCACGCGTTTTATCCTCATATCTCCTATCACCCACTGTatgtttatttctttctttctttcacacctctctctctttctctctcacacacacacttTTTTGTTCTTTAATAACAAAAGACGTGGCCTTGTTGGTACCATCATTGTCATTTTAGGGAGAATAAACACAAACTTGATTATTAAGcaattattctatattttatggaatataattatatttatatagtttaacgtattattaattttgaatccATATATAGTAACATATTGTCATTTTagggagaataaataaaaacatgattattttagggagaataaataaaaacatagattattattttagggagaataataaaaacatgattattacgcaattattttatatttatggaatataattatatttataaagtttaacatattattaattttgaatatatatatatatatattgtattttattaaatatatatatatatatatatatatatatatattaaatattaaatataaacatgTAATCGATAAGGTTTGTAAGATGGGAggattttataaaatgataagtCATTGGTATATTCATTCATTgagatcaaacaattttaaaataattaataattaatattaatataagaaaaaaacataaaaaaagaaatataaaattaaaataattggtgATAAATGCtcgtatataaaataaaattaaaataatcaataataaatactcatataaaaataataaaaaatttataaaaaaataaaaataaagagttcatttattaataaaaaagaaggagagagaaaatatattaatatttaattaataaaaatataaattaaaaaataaaagttaactatgGTTATGATTTAGTTAAGAAGTTAAATAagtcaatttttgatagtacataagtttaaatgatcttttattagtacatacatCTAAGTGAACTTTTTTCCATATAAAAAAGACTTATATTgtaaattaagaatattatatactatatataatgatatcaTTATTATTCATACAAACAAGTGCATGCATGAATACAAAACAAAATCACCAGATGAAGATTTTTATTATGTGATGGGAAATTAACTAGATAGGTAATTAATGAAGCTAGTTGAAGATCGACGATGATAATGAAGTGAAATGGCGCATGCACTTTCAACTACTTAAATCCTAGCTAGTAGAGAAATTATTTTGTCTAAGTAATCATTTAGATGAAACGGTGCATTTTGATTTCTCTTTTCTCCAATTCTCCAATTATTGTTAAACTTTGTGGTGCATTTAGATGAAAATGAGCTGAAGATGACCCTACAAAGAAgccttaaatttttttagcaATAACTTCtgactattttttaatattattcacaaattgatattatattaatgaattgaattaattataatataattaaattaaatcttatttataaagaaattagattagggaataaataaaaataagaaaaagaaaaaattgaagaatAATAAAAGTAGAAATAAGAGcacataattttagttaattactAAAAGTTAGGTATCTTCTTTAATATTCCTACAAACGAACGGTAAAGCGCGCACCCTAAGTTTGTTTTGAAAAAGTGCAAATTTGTGTGATAAAAAGACTTTTTTGAGAGTATTTGCAATTTGATCTTTAGTAggaatacattttatttaagcAATTTCTTTACAACTTGttcacaaacaaaataaaaataaatttttatgtgttttgtgtGATCATGAAACATTGGGTTATGTTAGGAAAGGAGTCAACAATAACAGGGGTTTGACCAAGTATTGTTAATTGCATCGACTTACACTTCGATATTATCTCTGTTAGaagataatatttgtttttattattcacAATTCTTCATAAATTCTTGAACAAAGTCAAGTGCGAAACTGTTTATTCAGACTTGAAGCAGCAAATAAAGGGTTGTGAAATTCAGAATGTAAAGAACGCAAGacacaaagtttgtttatggatgttcggagcaaactctcatacatcaccccttcttctcaaccttgagaaggatattcactagaagatttggtttgaatacaacacttaCACAAACCTAGTCAAACACACATGACTTAAACACTGCCTACTTCTGAACTCTTAGCACAACATACTCCGTTAaatagaacaacctctgtttAACTTACAGTACTGAATCTCACACAGAAATATCAGTGAATGTAATACAACTTAATGATTTAGCAAACTTGTAGATTCTTAGAACTTGAGAGCTTAAGCGCTTGATAGAAAGTTCACACAAAAAATGCTTAAGACTCGTGAAAGTAGTAGAGAATAGTAAGTGTGTCCAAGAGAGATGTAAATTGTCCTCCAACTTCTCCTTAAATAGGCAATTGGCAACTGACGGATTTGTTTCAGTTGATACATGTCCTATTTCGGTTGGATATGTGCCAATGTAGTACATTAGAGAATATGTGTTTGATCGTGAGTGTACTAGATgatggtagtgcgccgaatattctttaaGAGATCGTGGTGTACTGGGAATGTACATCACATGA from Impatiens glandulifera chromosome 5, dImpGla2.1, whole genome shotgun sequence includes:
- the LOC124937689 gene encoding guanine nucleotide-binding protein subunit gamma 3-like — protein: MTAASGGSSPVLSLPPPRPKSPPAYPDLYGKRRELLKAQMLERDGVYLEEELKFVGGLQPASLGCKEVVEFVTANSDPLMPISQRRSGRRRCRFLKWLRGAICFDLWCIPCSCRCRMPECCCYCGMPWSCGCLSPPGLLRKLDCWSQCCSNCDCNMPSSSTSCKNGCYSKCCTSLSLIIPSLKCPSLLSCKWTCCSCCCYLPKCPKLNFNNCCCCKKIMCWNPFSSCCCFCS
- the LOC124937688 gene encoding subtilisin-like protease SBT1.8, with translation MGRNTGLWFCCLSFMTTIFLPFLAVSIKQTYIVHMKHDKKPSTYTTHHDWYSAHLQSLTASSASSVSDDSDSDSLLYTYTTAFNGFAASLEPDQVESLRQSDLVVDVYEESIYTLHTTRTPEFLGLENQLGLWEGHNIQDLNQASHDVIIGVLDTGIWPESKSFDDSDMPSVPARWKGECESGVDFSASLCNKKLIGAKSFSKGYHMAVGNDPTVKNKENPTPRDVDGHGTHTASTAAGVHVGNASLFGYASGIARGMATAARVAAYKVCWSTGCFGSDILAGMDRAITDGVDVLSMSLGGGSGPYYRDTVAIGSFTAMEKGIFVSCSAGNSGPGRATLSNVAPWIMTVGAGTIDRDFPAYAVLGDGKRFTGVSLYSGQGMGNKSVELVYINSSSSSNLCMPGSLEPELVRGKVVLCDRGGNSRVDKGLVVKQAGGVGMILANTAASGEELVADSHLLPAVAVGKKVGDQIREYVRTEGKPRAALSFGGTVLNVRPSPVVAAFSSRGPNLVTPQILKPDVIGPGVNILAAWSDALGPTGLEQDTRRTPFNIMSGTSMSCPHISGLAALLKAAHPQWSPSAIKSALMTTAYTKDNTNSPLKDAADGSISTPHVYGAGHVDPRNALSPGLVYDISSSDYITFLCSLGYAVAQIETIVKHNVSCSRKFRDPGQLNYPSFSVLFQGNSRPVRYTRELTNVGAAGSVYTVSVEAGAEKLVAVTVKPTRLVFKKVGDKMRYTVTFVSLSKNGTMGATAFGSLSWKNAQHEVKSQISYAWTNLSR